A part of Dokdonella sp. genomic DNA contains:
- the mltG gene encoding endolytic transglycosylase MltG has protein sequence MPASTSRGGVRFWLLLLLVLAAAVAAAGVFAWRDFQRFADAPLAVAEVRSLDFTRGTPYKELVRQLRREGITRASPFYWRLLAREMGVSSRLQAGEYALKPGTTPRELLATMAFGRVIQHSFTIVDGWTFRQLRLALGAEGGLEQTLPGLDDSTVAARLGIDGSPEGWFLPETYAWVKGEADIDVLRRAHAATRATLDALWPARDPGSPLASPYEALILASIIEKETGIAEERAEISGVFARRLRLGMRLQTDPSVVYGLGETWDGNIRRRDLDTDTPYNTYTRAGLPPTPIALAGAKAIEAALHPAGGNALYFVAVGDGSGRHVFSATLAEHNRAVAEYLRRIRR, from the coding sequence ATGCCTGCATCGACGTCCCGCGGCGGCGTGCGTTTCTGGCTGCTGCTCCTGCTCGTCCTCGCTGCCGCCGTGGCGGCTGCCGGCGTATTCGCCTGGCGCGACTTCCAGCGCTTCGCTGACGCGCCGCTGGCGGTCGCCGAGGTGCGCTCGCTCGATTTCACGCGTGGCACGCCGTACAAGGAACTCGTGCGCCAGTTGCGCCGCGAAGGCATCACCCGCGCGTCGCCGTTCTACTGGCGCCTGCTCGCGCGCGAGATGGGTGTCTCTTCCAGACTCCAGGCCGGAGAGTACGCGCTCAAGCCAGGCACGACGCCGCGCGAACTGCTCGCGACGATGGCCTTCGGTCGCGTCATCCAACACAGTTTCACGATCGTCGACGGCTGGACCTTCCGCCAGTTGCGCCTCGCGCTCGGTGCCGAAGGCGGGCTCGAACAGACCCTGCCGGGCCTCGATGACTCGACCGTCGCCGCGCGCCTCGGCATCGACGGCTCGCCGGAGGGCTGGTTCCTGCCCGAGACCTATGCCTGGGTGAAGGGCGAGGCCGACATCGACGTATTGCGCCGCGCGCATGCAGCGACGCGGGCGACCCTCGATGCGCTGTGGCCGGCGCGCGATCCCGGTTCGCCGCTGGCCTCGCCGTACGAGGCGCTGATCCTCGCCTCGATCATCGAGAAGGAAACCGGCATTGCCGAGGAGCGCGCCGAGATTTCGGGCGTGTTCGCGCGTCGTCTCAGGCTCGGCATGCGCCTGCAGACCGACCCGAGTGTGGTCTACGGCCTCGGCGAGACCTGGGACGGCAACATCCGTCGCCGCGATCTCGACACCGACACGCCGTACAACACGTATACGCGCGCCGGCCTGCCGCCGACGCCGATCGCACTGGCCGGCGCGAAGGCGATCGAGGCCGCGTTGCATCCTGCCGGCGGCAATGCGCTGTACTTCGTCGCCGTTGGCGACGGCAGCGGACGCCACGTGTTCTCGGCGACCTTGGCCGAGCACAACCGCGCGGTCGCCGAGTACCTGCGGCGGATCCGCCGATGA